The following are from one region of the Candidatus Trichorickettsia mobilis genome:
- a CDS encoding Hsp20/alpha crystallin family protein encodes MDINKWNPWNWLKNEENHNHTNSETHKETTSSKHPMLQLHREIDRLFDSALNSFGFPALKSASSDHNIMSGFFKPSVDIMESDKEYTITMEVPGVEEENVNLELANRTLTIRGDKKKETTEENKNFHCIERSYGSFQRVLSLPNDAEEDGIEATFKNGVLTITLPRNLLTKDVRKINIKK; translated from the coding sequence ATGGATATCAACAAATGGAATCCTTGGAATTGGCTAAAAAATGAAGAAAATCACAATCATACTAATTCTGAGACGCATAAAGAAACTACCTCCTCTAAACATCCTATGCTTCAGCTACATCGAGAAATAGATCGACTATTCGATAGCGCATTAAATAGTTTTGGCTTTCCCGCATTAAAATCTGCTAGTAGTGATCATAATATTATGAGTGGATTTTTTAAACCTAGTGTAGACATTATGGAAAGTGATAAAGAATATACAATCACCATGGAAGTACCTGGAGTGGAAGAAGAAAATGTGAATCTGGAATTAGCCAATAGAACTCTTACAATTCGTGGCGATAAAAAAAAAGAAACAACAGAAGAAAATAAGAATTTTCATTGCATAGAACGTTCTTATGGCTCATTTCAACGTGTATTATCTTTACCAAATGATGCAGAAGAAGATGGTATAGAAGCAACATTTAAGAACGGAGTACTGACTATTACCTTACCGCGTAATTTATTAACTAAAGATGTAAGGAAAATTAATATTAAGAAGTGA
- a CDS encoding DUF721 domain-containing protein: MKPIIDDINKIILNIVGKKDPLLAEIMMNWTKIVGGDFSQKSSPFKISTYREKGIKINVLYIKTDNAALSLEISFQQELIIERIAVYLGFKAIHKLRLII, translated from the coding sequence ATGAAACCAATTATTGATGATATTAATAAAATAATCTTAAATATTGTTGGTAAGAAAGATCCATTGCTTGCAGAAATTATGATGAATTGGACAAAAATTGTGGGAGGTGATTTTAGCCAGAAATCTAGCCCTTTTAAGATATCTACTTATCGTGAAAAAGGAATTAAGATAAATGTCTTATATATAAAAACCGATAATGCGGCATTATCCTTAGAAATATCATTTCAACAAGAGCTAATAATTGAGCGTATAGCCGTATATTTAGGATTTAAGGCGATACATAAGTTACGTTTAATAATATAA
- a CDS encoding Ppx/GppA family phosphatase: protein MRSAIIDIGYNAIRAVVYERDSLGAPEIFNDKFKSDIPSLLEMEDIDVKHQTYLSLKYLIHIFNQLSVTTIKCVATAALRGHPRTAEFKQLIKQKFNIEIDVISGDREAYLTAAGLLSGINDAHGIAADLGGGSLELASIANKEVGSLKSLPLGTKVISANNLDNLELITNIIRTEFGTFHYPNLYLIGGAFRLIGRFYMDFVHYPLKNLHNLEIPRADFEIYLEKLDHIRRIKPVYEQRKIDSNAILVAKAMLDVFASEKVIISNYGLKEGVRFISLPRGEQEKDIVYERVKALVKLDDNICKLDQYSAVIADLLIKPDATTSDIVKLAIMLAHFNKNIDKTLRANFAVEFILASDIPFSHRQRIMLSLSLACAYNSKSDLYINRLAKRMISKQDYCNSQIIGNFIKITKEVDGPEFHMPSFSLHLKDKYIEISTAEILPRVIFGKVCERLKDIAFARKTAQYYTPYSYKNYITSPIDA from the coding sequence ATGCGCTCGGCGATTATTGATATTGGCTATAATGCTATAAGGGCTGTAGTTTATGAACGAGATAGTTTAGGTGCTCCAGAAATTTTTAATGATAAATTTAAAAGTGATATTCCAAGCTTACTTGAGATGGAAGATATTGATGTTAAACACCAAACTTACTTATCATTAAAATATCTAATACATATCTTTAACCAATTATCGGTCACGACGATTAAATGCGTTGCGACCGCAGCCTTAAGAGGTCACCCAAGAACCGCAGAGTTTAAACAACTAATTAAACAAAAATTTAATATAGAAATTGATGTCATTTCCGGTGATCGTGAAGCATATCTTACTGCAGCCGGTTTATTATCTGGTATAAATGATGCACACGGTATCGCTGCCGATCTTGGTGGCGGTAGCCTAGAGTTAGCGTCAATCGCTAATAAAGAAGTAGGCAGCTTAAAATCTTTACCATTAGGCACTAAAGTCATAAGTGCAAACAACCTTGATAATTTAGAGCTAATTACCAATATAATACGAACAGAATTTGGTACTTTTCATTATCCAAATTTATATTTAATTGGTGGAGCCTTTCGTTTAATTGGTAGATTCTATATGGATTTTGTCCATTATCCATTAAAGAATCTGCATAATCTCGAAATACCTCGTGCAGATTTTGAAATATATTTAGAAAAATTAGATCACATTCGAAGAATCAAACCGGTTTACGAACAACGGAAAATTGATTCTAATGCAATTTTAGTAGCTAAAGCTATGCTAGATGTCTTTGCTTCAGAAAAGGTAATAATTTCAAATTACGGCCTTAAAGAAGGGGTAAGATTTATTTCATTACCCAGAGGCGAACAAGAAAAAGATATAGTCTACGAAAGAGTGAAAGCTTTAGTAAAACTTGATGACAATATCTGCAAACTTGATCAATATAGCGCAGTTATCGCTGACCTTTTAATAAAACCTGATGCTACTACATCTGATATAGTAAAACTTGCTATTATGCTTGCACATTTCAATAAAAATATTGATAAAACATTGAGAGCTAATTTTGCAGTAGAATTTATTTTAGCTTCTGATATTCCTTTTAGTCACCGTCAGCGTATAATGCTGAGTTTAAGCCTGGCATGTGCATATAATTCCAAATCTGACCTTTATATTAATAGATTGGCCAAAAGGATGATTAGCAAGCAAGATTATTGTAATAGTCAAATAATTGGTAATTTTATTAAAATTACCAAAGAAGTTGATGGGCCGGAATTTCATATGCCGTCGTTTTCATTACATTTAAAAGATAAATATATTGAAATTTCAACAGCAGAAATTTTACCTAGAGTAATATTTGGTAAAGTTTGTGAACGTTTAAAAGATATTGCTTTTGCTAGAAAAACAGCGCAATATTACACACCTTATTCTTACAAAAACTACATAACATCACCAATCGATGCTTAA
- a CDS encoding amino acid ABC transporter ATP-binding protein: protein MITLEKISKKYGDNYAIKNITLNFGNGETVAIIGPSGSGKSTLLRCINHLEEPTSGHVLIGGQKLTNSNRRKLCLKIGMVFQAFNLFPHMNVRDNLIYGPINVLGLTKEASVIKAIELLNKFGLTTKLLSKPIDLSGGQKQRVAICRALMMEPEIILFDEPTSALDPEVIKEIIDAILLLKSQITMVVVTHHLKFAVAIADRIIFMDQGQVLADQNKIDFFAKPKSHRARLFLENIGDLM, encoded by the coding sequence ATGATTACCCTTGAGAAAATTTCTAAAAAATATGGTGATAACTATGCCATAAAAAATATTACTTTAAATTTTGGTAATGGCGAAACAGTTGCTATTATTGGACCATCCGGTAGCGGTAAATCAACATTACTTAGATGTATCAACCATTTAGAAGAGCCTACTAGCGGTCATGTACTAATTGGAGGACAAAAATTAACTAATAGCAACAGAAGAAAGTTATGCTTAAAAATTGGTATGGTATTCCAGGCTTTTAATCTTTTTCCACACATGAATGTTCGTGATAACTTAATATATGGCCCGATAAATGTTTTAGGGTTAACCAAAGAAGCAAGTGTTATAAAAGCCATAGAGTTATTAAATAAATTTGGCTTAACAACCAAACTATTATCCAAACCAATAGATTTATCAGGTGGACAAAAGCAGAGAGTTGCTATATGTCGAGCACTGATGATGGAGCCGGAAATAATATTATTTGATGAACCAACTTCAGCACTTGATCCGGAAGTAATTAAAGAAATAATAGACGCAATATTACTACTAAAATCACAAATTACTATGGTGGTTGTTACTCATCACCTTAAATTTGCTGTTGCAATAGCCGATCGTATTATTTTTATGGATCAAGGACAAGTACTTGCTGACCAAAATAAGATAGATTTCTTTGCTAAACCAAAATCACATCGAGCACGGTTATTTCTAGAAAATATTGGCGATTTAATGTAA
- a CDS encoding amino acid ABC transporter permease: MLAEFITSWPSASFIIQGAVVTLKYSIIAVFFGLIIGIFLALFKMSKHFAIRTFAHIYTSIFRGTPVLIQLSIIYFGMPSLIDIKFNIFTAGVLTFSLNSGAYVSEIIRAGIEAVDKGQFDAARALGIPQSLMMKDIILPQAIRTILPSLINELINLIKESAIISMIGEMDIMRRAQMISVETYNFFIPMCIAAATYYFLVLVISYLSRILEKKLA, from the coding sequence ATGCTTGCTGAATTTATAACCTCATGGCCATCAGCTAGCTTTATCATCCAAGGAGCAGTTGTTACTTTAAAATATAGTATTATAGCAGTTTTTTTTGGTTTAATTATTGGTATATTTTTAGCTTTATTCAAAATGAGTAAACATTTTGCTATACGAACATTTGCTCATATCTATACTTCGATATTCCGTGGTACGCCAGTATTAATTCAGTTAAGCATTATTTATTTTGGTATGCCGAGTTTGATAGATATAAAATTTAATATATTTACCGCTGGTGTATTAACATTTTCATTAAATTCTGGAGCTTACGTATCCGAAATAATTAGAGCTGGAATAGAAGCTGTTGATAAAGGTCAATTTGATGCCGCAAGAGCTCTAGGTATACCTCAAAGCTTAATGATGAAGGATATTATCTTGCCTCAGGCTATACGTACTATTTTACCTTCATTAATCAATGAATTAATTAATTTAATCAAAGAATCAGCTATTATTTCAATGATTGGTGAAATGGATATCATGCGCCGCGCACAAATGATATCTGTAGAAACATACAATTTTTTTATACCTATGTGTATAGCTGCAGCAACCTATTATTTTCTGGTATTAGTGATTAGTTATTTGTCAAGAATATTAGAGAAAAAACTAGCATGA
- the trmB gene encoding tRNA (guanosine(46)-N7)-methyltransferase TrmB, with translation MSPNRSFSRRVGKGLSKSQKNLLGDTLAQYLWNNNSLDDHLVDRSIILEIGFGMGEHFIHQACYRPDQLLIGVEAYLNGIANVLKLALDANIRNILLWPDDLDLMIKDIPLGCLSGIYLLFPDPWPKRKHHKKRFLNTERLHILQNKLKPGGFFIFASDVDDYFFATKDLVVKNNSFKPLELDSDFLNQPNNYIVTKYHNKAQIEGRTTRFLHAIKRPLSQTDS, from the coding sequence ATGTCACCTAATCGTTCATTCTCACGAAGAGTAGGCAAGGGTCTATCTAAATCACAAAAAAATCTTCTGGGAGATACCTTAGCGCAATATTTGTGGAATAATAATTCTTTAGATGATCATCTTGTAGATAGATCTATAATTCTTGAGATCGGCTTTGGTATGGGAGAACATTTTATTCATCAAGCATGCTATAGACCTGATCAACTACTTATCGGGGTTGAAGCATATCTCAATGGTATTGCCAATGTTCTTAAACTTGCTTTGGATGCAAATATTCGCAATATTTTGTTATGGCCTGATGATTTGGATTTGATGATCAAAGATATTCCTCTTGGTTGCTTAAGCGGTATTTATTTATTATTTCCCGACCCATGGCCAAAACGTAAACATCATAAAAAACGCTTTCTAAATACCGAACGACTTCATATATTACAGAACAAATTAAAACCAGGAGGGTTCTTTATCTTTGCTTCAGATGTTGATGATTATTTTTTTGCTACTAAAGATCTAGTAGTTAAGAATAATAGCTTTAAGCCATTAGAATTAGACAGTGATTTTTTAAATCAACCTAATAATTATATAGTGACAAAATATCATAATAAAGCGCAAATCGAAGGGAGAACTACCAGGTTTTTACATGCTATCAAAAGACCTCTTTCACAAACTGATTCCTAA